Proteins from a genomic interval of Diaphorobacter sp. HDW4A:
- a CDS encoding 2-keto-4-pentenoate hydratase, whose translation MNQTTIEQAAQVLDDAAHHAAEVDQFKAGHFNLVEAYEIQRASIARRIERGEKMVGIKLGFTSRAKMIQMGVDSLIWGLLTDAMLEEEGAVVDLKRYIHARVEPEVCFITKKSIDGPLTSLEAVDYLEAVAPAMELIDSRYRNFKFTLEDVVADNCSSAGLVVGPWSRNFDALANAGVRMQINGRNAQVGSTAAILGQPLRSIVQASRLLHGAEMSLPAGSLIMAGAATAAEALAPGVTVECHIGSGATSLGSVMFHTAA comes from the coding sequence ATGAATCAAACAACCATCGAGCAGGCAGCGCAGGTGCTGGATGACGCAGCGCACCATGCGGCCGAGGTAGATCAGTTCAAAGCAGGTCATTTCAATCTGGTCGAGGCCTACGAAATCCAACGCGCCTCCATCGCGCGGCGCATTGAGCGCGGCGAGAAGATGGTAGGGATCAAACTCGGCTTCACCAGCCGCGCCAAGATGATCCAGATGGGCGTGGACAGCCTCATCTGGGGCTTGCTCACCGATGCCATGCTGGAAGAAGAAGGTGCGGTCGTCGACCTCAAGCGCTACATCCATGCGCGCGTCGAGCCCGAGGTCTGCTTCATCACCAAGAAGAGCATTGATGGCCCACTCACCTCGCTCGAGGCTGTCGACTATCTCGAAGCCGTCGCTCCGGCGATGGAACTGATCGACTCGCGCTACCGCAACTTCAAGTTCACCCTCGAAGATGTGGTCGCCGACAACTGCTCTTCAGCTGGCTTGGTGGTGGGCCCCTGGTCGCGCAATTTCGACGCCCTCGCCAACGCGGGCGTGCGCATGCAGATCAACGGCCGCAATGCGCAAGTCGGCTCGACCGCCGCAATTCTGGGCCAACCGCTGCGCAGCATCGTGCAGGCTTCGCGGCTGCTGCATGGCGCTGAAATGAGCCTGCCCGCCGGCTCGCTGATCATGGCAGGAGCCGCCACTGCCGCCGAAGCGCTCGCCCCCGGCGTGACCGTCGAATGCCACATCGGCAGCGGCGCCACCTCGCTCGGCTCGGTGATGTTCCACACGGCGGCCTGA
- a CDS encoding TonB-dependent receptor, with the protein MAVAAPYSISQTAASQRPEATATLPQVTVKENAALPTAPYAGGQVSSGGRLGFLGDKDFMETPFNAISYTDKFVEDRQAQTITEVISATDPTVFSNGVSGAWSEAYSIRGFSSNTYDMTFGGLYGMAPYYRTTPEMFGRIEVLKGPSALLNGMPPGGSVGGSVNLVPKRAGNEPLTRLTTTYMSDSQFGGHIDVGRRFGDDKQFGIRFNGAYRNGDGAVNDQEKKVQLASVGLDWRGERARISADIYASDDRVNGVTRGINLAPGIAIPRPPKADTLLNPDWSYVHNKDKAVMVRGEFDVSDQVMAYAAFGVSKTNYQYNGAMSAQVLNAAGDYRTSMGQLAFDQKKQSAELGLKGKLQTGSIKHQWALNATHYAHKQNDFGRRSVPGADWTTNLYNPVWGPAAEFIAPHISHTEVRLASYGIADTLSFAEDRVQLTLGARHQQVVSDTFGVTSGARTARYDQSATSPAAALVVKATDHVSVYANYIQGLSQGATAPMTAANAGEVFAPYKSKQKEVGVKLDLGGFAHTFSLFEINRPSSYTDPVTNVYSFGGEQRNRGLEWGFFGAPLSGVRLMGGVAYTAPKLTQTAGGVNQGKTATGVPKWQGKLGAEWDVPALQGLTVTANATAVSKQYISADNQLWASGRTIYDVGARYSTKAAEYPITLRATVNNVTNKAYWGMPLLSSLALGAPRTVVVSASVDF; encoded by the coding sequence ATGGCCGTTGCCGCTCCGTACTCCATCTCCCAGACCGCTGCAAGCCAGCGCCCGGAAGCCACGGCCACGCTGCCGCAGGTCACTGTGAAGGAAAATGCCGCATTGCCAACCGCGCCCTACGCGGGCGGGCAGGTGTCGTCGGGCGGCCGCTTGGGTTTTCTGGGCGACAAGGACTTCATGGAGACGCCTTTCAACGCCATCAGCTATACCGACAAGTTCGTTGAAGACCGACAGGCCCAGACCATCACCGAGGTGATTTCCGCCACCGACCCGACGGTGTTCAGCAACGGCGTGTCCGGGGCTTGGAGCGAGGCCTATTCGATCCGCGGTTTTTCCTCCAACACCTACGACATGACGTTCGGCGGTCTCTACGGCATGGCCCCGTACTACCGAACGACGCCGGAAATGTTCGGCCGCATCGAGGTGTTGAAAGGACCCTCAGCATTGCTCAATGGCATGCCTCCGGGCGGCTCGGTGGGCGGCTCCGTGAATCTCGTACCCAAGCGTGCTGGCAACGAACCGCTGACCCGTTTGACGACCACCTACATGTCGGACTCCCAGTTCGGAGGGCACATCGATGTGGGCCGCCGATTCGGCGACGACAAGCAGTTCGGCATCCGTTTCAACGGCGCCTACCGCAATGGAGACGGCGCAGTCAACGATCAGGAAAAGAAGGTGCAGTTGGCCTCGGTGGGGCTGGACTGGCGCGGCGAGCGTGCGCGCATCTCTGCGGACATCTACGCCAGCGACGACCGCGTGAATGGCGTGACCCGGGGCATCAATCTGGCACCGGGCATTGCGATTCCCCGGCCGCCCAAGGCTGACACCTTGCTGAATCCGGATTGGTCCTATGTCCACAACAAGGACAAGGCGGTGATGGTGCGTGGCGAGTTCGACGTGAGCGATCAGGTCATGGCCTATGCGGCCTTTGGCGTGAGCAAGACGAACTACCAATACAACGGCGCCATGTCCGCCCAGGTACTCAATGCGGCGGGAGACTACCGCACCTCGATGGGCCAGTTGGCGTTCGACCAGAAGAAGCAATCCGCAGAATTGGGCTTGAAGGGCAAGCTGCAGACCGGATCGATCAAACATCAATGGGCGCTGAACGCCACGCACTACGCGCACAAGCAAAACGACTTTGGCCGCCGCAGTGTGCCCGGCGCGGATTGGACTACGAATCTCTACAACCCGGTCTGGGGGCCCGCTGCCGAATTCATCGCGCCGCACATTTCCCACACCGAAGTGCGTCTGGCCAGCTACGGCATTGCGGATACCCTGTCATTCGCAGAGGACCGCGTGCAACTGACGTTGGGCGCGCGCCACCAGCAGGTGGTCAGCGACACCTTCGGCGTCACGAGCGGGGCGCGCACCGCACGCTATGACCAGAGCGCCACGTCGCCAGCGGCGGCGCTGGTGGTCAAGGCGACGGACCATGTATCGGTCTATGCCAACTACATCCAAGGTCTGAGCCAGGGCGCGACCGCACCGATGACCGCCGCCAATGCGGGTGAAGTCTTCGCTCCCTACAAGAGCAAGCAAAAGGAAGTCGGCGTGAAGCTGGACCTTGGCGGATTTGCGCACACCTTCAGCCTGTTTGAGATCAATCGCCCCAGCAGCTACACCGACCCGGTCACCAACGTCTATTCGTTTGGTGGAGAACAGCGCAATCGCGGTCTGGAATGGGGCTTCTTTGGCGCACCGTTGAGCGGTGTGCGACTGATGGGCGGCGTGGCCTACACCGCACCCAAGCTGACGCAGACGGCAGGAGGTGTGAATCAAGGCAAGACCGCCACCGGCGTTCCAAAATGGCAAGGCAAGCTGGGCGCAGAGTGGGATGTGCCGGCCCTGCAGGGCCTCACCGTGACCGCCAACGCCACGGCCGTCTCCAAGCAATACATCAGCGCAGACAACCAGCTTTGGGCATCGGGTCGCACGATCTATGATGTCGGCGCGCGCTACTCGACCAAGGCGGCGGAGTATCCGATCACCTTGCGCGCGACGGTGAACAACGTCACCAACAAGGCCTACTGGGGCATGCCATTGCTGTCGAGCCTGGCGCTGGGCGCTCCGCGCACGGTGGTGGTTTCGGCGAGCGTGGATTTCTGA
- a CDS encoding 2-hydroxymuconic semialdehyde dehydrogenase, translated as MTPTPRFALPPSLTSLRNYVDGEFVETEKTFDNISPLDGTLLAKVHEADAALVDRAVKAARKALTGPWGRMSVQERAAMLYKVADVIERRFDEFVAAEVADTGRPMAQARALDIYRGMANLRTFADLGKVANGEYFETRLANGQDLMNYTVRKPLGVIASICPWNLPLLSMTWKAGPALICGNTMVVKPSEETPSSATLLAEAFAQAGVPPGVFNLVHGFGPGSAGEAMTKHPEVDAVTFTGESRTGAAIMKAVADGVKDISFELGGKNGAIVFEDCDFDKAVDGIVKSSFTNSGQVCLCSERVFVQRSIFDKFVAALKKKTEALTIGWPDEEGVFMGSLISHEHRDKVLSYYRLAVEEGATVVTGGGVPKFGDARDNGAFVLPTIWTGLPDTARCMREEVFGPVCHISPFDTEEEVIARVNDTPYGLAGCVWTTNLSRSHRVSRQFHAGIVWINTWFSRDLRTPFGGSKLSGIGREGGRHSLDFYSETTNICVAI; from the coding sequence ATGACCCCGACCCCGCGCTTCGCCCTTCCGCCAAGCCTCACCTCGCTACGCAACTACGTGGATGGCGAGTTCGTCGAGACAGAGAAAACCTTTGACAACATCAGCCCACTGGACGGCACGCTGCTCGCCAAGGTGCATGAGGCCGATGCGGCGCTGGTGGACCGTGCGGTGAAAGCCGCACGCAAAGCGCTCACCGGTCCCTGGGGCCGCATGAGCGTGCAGGAGCGCGCGGCCATGCTGTACAAGGTGGCCGACGTGATTGAGCGCCGCTTCGATGAGTTCGTCGCCGCCGAGGTGGCCGACACCGGCCGCCCCATGGCGCAGGCACGCGCACTCGACATCTATCGCGGCATGGCCAATCTGCGCACGTTTGCCGATCTGGGCAAGGTGGCGAACGGCGAGTATTTCGAGACGCGTCTGGCCAATGGGCAGGACCTGATGAACTACACCGTGCGCAAGCCGCTCGGCGTGATTGCAAGTATCTGCCCGTGGAATCTACCGCTGCTGTCGATGACGTGGAAGGCCGGCCCGGCCCTCATCTGCGGCAACACCATGGTGGTCAAACCGTCAGAGGAAACTCCCTCGTCGGCCACGCTGCTGGCTGAGGCATTTGCGCAAGCAGGCGTACCGCCCGGCGTATTCAATCTGGTCCATGGCTTCGGCCCCGGCTCGGCCGGCGAGGCGATGACCAAGCACCCCGAAGTCGACGCCGTGACCTTCACCGGCGAGTCCCGCACCGGCGCGGCCATCATGAAGGCAGTGGCAGACGGGGTGAAGGACATCTCGTTCGAGCTCGGCGGCAAGAACGGCGCCATCGTGTTCGAGGACTGCGACTTCGACAAAGCCGTGGACGGCATCGTCAAATCGAGCTTCACCAACTCGGGCCAGGTCTGCCTGTGCTCAGAGCGGGTGTTCGTGCAGCGCTCTATCTTCGACAAATTTGTCGCCGCGCTCAAGAAAAAAACCGAGGCCCTCACCATCGGCTGGCCCGATGAGGAAGGCGTATTCATGGGCTCGCTGATCTCGCACGAGCACCGCGACAAGGTACTGTCATACTACCGCCTGGCGGTGGAAGAAGGCGCCACGGTGGTGACCGGCGGCGGCGTGCCGAAGTTTGGCGATGCGCGCGACAACGGCGCGTTCGTGCTGCCCACGATCTGGACCGGTCTGCCCGACACCGCACGCTGCATGCGCGAGGAAGTGTTCGGTCCGGTGTGCCACATCAGCCCGTTTGACACCGAAGAGGAAGTCATCGCCCGCGTGAACGACACCCCCTACGGTCTTGCAGGCTGCGTGTGGACCACCAATCTCTCGCGCTCACACCGTGTCTCGCGCCAGTTCCACGCGGGCATCGTGTGGATCAACACCTGGTTCTCGCGTGATCTGCGCACGCCGTTCGGCGGCTCCAAACTCTCGGGCATCGGCCGCGAAGGCGGTCGCCATTCACTGGACTTCTATTCCGAGACCACCAACATCTGCGTGGCGATCTGA
- a CDS encoding RidA family protein, which translates to MSDNATKASVVQGKATPRGKFPHIKRAGDFLYISGTSSRRKDNTFEGVQVDAMGVTNLDIRAQTRAVIENIRDILHSEGAKLTDLVECGVFLVNMNDFGGYNEVWAEYFDYNGPTRTTVAVHQLPHPHLLIEIKGVVYKPRAN; encoded by the coding sequence ATGAGTGACAACGCGACCAAAGCCAGCGTCGTGCAAGGCAAGGCCACACCACGCGGCAAGTTCCCGCACATCAAGCGCGCGGGCGATTTCCTCTACATCTCGGGCACCAGCTCGCGCCGCAAGGACAACACGTTCGAGGGCGTGCAGGTCGATGCGATGGGCGTGACCAACCTCGACATCCGCGCCCAGACCCGCGCCGTGATAGAGAACATCCGCGACATTCTGCACAGCGAAGGCGCAAAGCTCACCGATCTGGTGGAATGCGGCGTGTTCCTCGTGAACATGAACGACTTCGGCGGCTACAACGAAGTCTGGGCCGAGTACTTCGACTACAACGGCCCGACCCGCACCACCGTGGCGGTGCACCAGCTGCCACACCCGCATCTTCTCATCGAGATCAAGGGCGTGGTCTACAAGCCGCGTGCCAACTGA
- a CDS encoding amidohydrolase family protein, which yields MIDMHSHFFPLISKQEAAAVDADLAPWIAVDPGASEGQIMVGDKPFRPVYQALWNPDFRLKEMDEQGIRIQIVCATPVMFGYSWEAAKAADWSTRMNQKAVEFCAKHPTRFKPLAQVPLQDLKLACAEALRAKKAGCVGVQIGNHVGDKDMDHPDIVDFLIFCAENDIPILEHPWDMMGSAGRMKNWMLPWLVTMAAETQLSMMSLILSGAFERIPESLKICFAHGGGSFAYLLGRADNAWKHRDIVRKDCPRPPSEYARRMFVDSAVFDPGALKLLVDVMSTDNVMLGSDYPYPLGEQRIGKLVKDASFLDAAQRDDILERNARKFFGLDTPIPAAT from the coding sequence ATGATCGACATGCATTCGCACTTTTTCCCGCTGATCAGCAAGCAGGAAGCCGCAGCGGTCGATGCCGATCTTGCGCCATGGATCGCAGTCGATCCCGGTGCCAGCGAAGGCCAGATCATGGTCGGTGACAAGCCATTTCGCCCTGTGTACCAGGCGCTCTGGAACCCGGACTTTCGCCTGAAGGAAATGGACGAGCAAGGCATCCGCATCCAGATCGTCTGCGCGACGCCGGTGATGTTCGGCTACTCGTGGGAGGCCGCCAAAGCAGCCGATTGGTCGACGCGCATGAACCAGAAGGCCGTGGAATTCTGTGCCAAGCACCCCACTCGCTTCAAGCCGCTGGCTCAGGTGCCTCTGCAGGATTTAAAACTCGCCTGCGCCGAAGCGCTGCGCGCCAAGAAGGCTGGTTGCGTGGGCGTGCAGATCGGCAATCACGTCGGCGACAAGGATATGGACCATCCCGACATCGTCGATTTTTTGATCTTCTGCGCAGAGAACGACATTCCGATTCTTGAGCACCCCTGGGACATGATGGGCAGCGCGGGCCGCATGAAAAACTGGATGCTGCCGTGGCTCGTGACGATGGCAGCGGAGACGCAGCTGTCAATGATGTCGCTGATCCTCTCGGGCGCTTTCGAGCGTATTCCCGAATCGCTCAAAATCTGTTTTGCACATGGCGGCGGCAGTTTTGCCTACCTGCTGGGCCGGGCCGACAACGCCTGGAAGCACCGTGACATCGTGCGCAAGGATTGCCCTCGCCCCCCTTCCGAATACGCACGCCGCATGTTCGTCGATTCGGCCGTTTTTGATCCAGGCGCGCTCAAGCTGCTGGTTGACGTGATGAGCACCGACAACGTCATGCTGGGTTCGGACTATCCTTATCCGCTGGGCGAACAGCGTATCGGCAAGCTGGTGAAGGATGCCTCCTTCCTCGACGCGGCGCAGCGCGACGACATCCTTGAACGCAACGCACGCAAGTTCTTCGGACTCGACACGCCAATTCCTGCCGCAACATGA
- a CDS encoding PAS domain S-box protein, with protein MRALLSAAVRQSSNALMITNADMTGDGPVIQFCNAALCEMTGYAEAELLGRSPRMLQGPLTDRKVLDELRACLETGHEFAGVALNYRKNGSTYWLEWNISPVRDELGTISHFVSVQRDISARVHAEQERKLLAQALNSSNDAVLVTDSEFAIVFVNLAFEQMSGYPASELLGQTPMSILRSGAHEPSFYDRLKVALGNGEDFRATFINRHKNGGEYYAEQSIAALRDSGGRLTHYVCIAKDISTMVQRENILKEQATRDRLTGLLNRHAGEAALQRCQVDAQESGLAYSLIIADVDFFKRINDEFGHSAGDRVLKLVANVLREGTGDMGDVVRWGGEEFLLIVRTAALSEVMDLAERVREAVAACADPGVGHFTLSLGVARVLEQEKTEALLLRADSALYQAKHAGRNRVALNVLNA; from the coding sequence ATGAGGGCGCTGCTGTCCGCTGCTGTCCGGCAGTCGAGCAATGCACTGATGATCACCAACGCAGACATGACCGGCGATGGGCCGGTGATTCAGTTCTGCAACGCAGCATTGTGCGAAATGACCGGGTATGCAGAGGCCGAGCTGCTTGGCAGGTCGCCTCGAATGCTGCAGGGTCCGCTGACCGACCGGAAGGTCCTCGATGAGCTGCGTGCATGTCTTGAAACGGGTCATGAATTTGCGGGCGTTGCGCTCAACTATCGAAAAAACGGCTCAACCTATTGGCTGGAGTGGAATATATCGCCCGTCAGGGATGAGCTGGGAACCATCAGCCATTTTGTTTCGGTGCAACGCGACATCTCGGCCAGGGTGCATGCCGAACAGGAGCGCAAACTTCTGGCGCAGGCCTTGAACTCAAGCAACGATGCGGTTCTGGTCACAGACAGCGAATTTGCCATCGTCTTCGTCAACCTCGCGTTCGAGCAGATGTCGGGCTATCCGGCGAGCGAACTCCTGGGTCAGACACCCATGTCGATCTTGCGCAGCGGCGCTCATGAACCATCGTTCTATGACCGCTTGAAAGTGGCCTTGGGCAACGGTGAAGATTTCCGGGCGACCTTCATCAACCGACACAAGAACGGTGGTGAGTACTACGCGGAACAGAGCATTGCGGCCCTGCGCGATTCAGGGGGACGACTCACCCACTATGTCTGCATCGCCAAGGACATATCGACCATGGTCCAGCGCGAAAACATTCTGAAAGAGCAGGCTACCCGAGACAGGCTTACCGGCCTATTGAATCGACATGCCGGGGAGGCGGCGTTGCAACGCTGCCAGGTGGACGCTCAAGAAAGCGGTCTGGCCTACAGCCTGATCATTGCGGATGTGGATTTCTTCAAGCGGATCAACGACGAATTTGGCCATTCGGCTGGGGACCGCGTGCTCAAGTTGGTCGCCAACGTCCTTCGGGAGGGCACGGGTGACATGGGCGATGTGGTGCGTTGGGGCGGAGAGGAATTTCTGCTCATCGTCCGCACAGCCGCTCTGAGTGAGGTCATGGATCTGGCTGAGCGTGTTCGTGAGGCAGTGGCCGCCTGCGCCGATCCGGGAGTTGGGCATTTCACATTGTCCCTTGGCGTTGCTCGTGTCTTGGAGCAGGAGAAAACTGAGGCCCTTCTTTTGCGCGCCGACAGCGCTCTCTATCAAGCAAAGCATGCCGGGAGAAATCGGGTCGCACTCAACGTACTCAACGCGTAA
- a CDS encoding RidA family protein yields the protein MRELITSSKGPQPRFLYTPCVKNGPLGVVSGMVALDPDSGKLIDGDVATQTQRIFDNLHLALPDYGFAMSELMLARIYTTCMDQFPRVNEVWERQFTQIAPPARTSVGVSALPLGALVEIEFMFQQS from the coding sequence ATGCGCGAACTCATCACCTCCTCCAAGGGCCCGCAGCCGCGCTTTCTCTATACGCCCTGCGTAAAGAACGGCCCGCTCGGCGTGGTCTCAGGCATGGTTGCGCTGGACCCCGACAGCGGCAAGCTGATTGATGGCGACGTAGCCACGCAAACCCAGCGCATCTTCGACAACCTGCATCTCGCGCTGCCCGACTACGGCTTTGCGATGAGCGAGCTAATGCTCGCACGAATCTATACCACCTGCATGGACCAATTTCCGCGTGTCAATGAGGTCTGGGAACGCCAGTTCACGCAGATCGCTCCACCTGCGCGCACCTCGGTCGGCGTGAGCGCACTGCCGCTTGGTGCACTGGTCGAAATCGAATTCATGTTCCAACAAAGCTGA
- a CDS encoding 2-keto-4-pentenoate hydratase, producing the protein MSMNEAIQSMADRLWHAEQSHQPIAPLRDEIAVLGGDSLAIAYEVQKANTARRLQLGHRLVGRKIGLTSLAVQKQLGVDSPDFGALFAEMAVGDGEEIAWNRLQQPKAEAEISLVLERDLTHERHTVADIMSATAYAVASIEIVGSRIANWDIRLADTVADNASSSLFVMGTRPVPLRQIDLTACGMRMDCRGEPVSVGVGAACLGNPLNAAVWLANTMVRMGTPLKAGDVVMTGALGPMVVAKPGDVFTAQIEGLGSVSALFGKQS; encoded by the coding sequence ATGTCCATGAACGAAGCAATCCAATCCATGGCGGACCGCCTCTGGCATGCCGAGCAAAGCCATCAACCGATCGCGCCACTGCGTGACGAAATCGCTGTGCTGGGTGGCGACAGCCTCGCCATCGCCTATGAGGTACAGAAGGCCAACACCGCGCGCCGCCTGCAGCTCGGTCACCGTCTTGTCGGTCGCAAGATCGGTCTCACTTCGCTCGCCGTGCAAAAGCAGCTCGGGGTCGATTCGCCCGACTTCGGCGCGCTGTTTGCCGAGATGGCCGTGGGTGATGGCGAAGAGATCGCCTGGAACCGCCTGCAGCAACCCAAAGCCGAGGCGGAAATCTCGCTGGTGCTCGAGCGCGACCTCACGCACGAGCGCCACACCGTGGCCGACATCATGAGCGCTACGGCCTACGCCGTGGCCTCCATCGAGATCGTCGGCAGCCGCATCGCCAACTGGGACATTCGCCTGGCAGACACAGTGGCCGACAACGCCTCGTCATCCCTGTTCGTGATGGGAACGCGCCCAGTCCCACTGCGCCAAATCGACCTCACCGCCTGCGGCATGCGCATGGACTGCCGGGGCGAGCCAGTGTCGGTCGGCGTCGGTGCCGCATGCCTTGGCAATCCTCTGAACGCCGCCGTGTGGCTGGCCAACACCATGGTGCGCATGGGCACGCCGCTCAAGGCCGGCGACGTGGTGATGACCGGCGCGCTCGGACCTATGGTGGTTGCCAAACCGGGGGACGTGTTCACCGCACAAATCGAAGGGCTCGGCTCGGTGAGCGCCCTGTTCGGCAAACAGTCATGA
- a CDS encoding 3-hydroxyanthranilate 3,4-dioxygenase produces the protein MLKYGRALNFQRWIDDNQHLLKPPVNNAQVWKEGDFMITIVGGPNGRSDFHDDPIEEFFYQFKGNAHLVILDRGKYERVELREGDIFLLPKHVLHSPQRPEAGSLCLVVEHVRDHGETDAFQWNCACCGHLIKRSEVTLQSIVNDLPPVYERFYATSEQERTCTSCGTVHPGRDYKTWHQQLATSKVNNAQGAAA, from the coding sequence ATGCTCAAATACGGACGCGCACTCAATTTCCAACGCTGGATCGATGACAACCAACATCTGCTGAAGCCACCAGTCAACAACGCCCAGGTCTGGAAAGAAGGCGACTTCATGATCACCATCGTGGGGGGCCCCAATGGCCGCTCGGACTTCCACGACGACCCGATCGAGGAGTTCTTCTATCAATTCAAAGGCAATGCCCATCTGGTCATCCTGGACCGCGGAAAGTACGAACGCGTGGAGCTGCGCGAAGGCGATATCTTTCTGCTGCCCAAGCATGTACTGCATTCGCCGCAGCGCCCGGAAGCGGGCAGCCTGTGCTTGGTGGTCGAACATGTGCGCGACCATGGCGAGACGGACGCGTTCCAGTGGAACTGCGCGTGCTGCGGCCACCTCATCAAGCGCAGCGAAGTCACTCTGCAGAGCATCGTCAACGATTTGCCGCCCGTGTACGAGCGCTTCTATGCCACCAGCGAACAAGAGCGCACCTGCACGAGCTGCGGCACCGTGCATCCCGGACGCGACTACAAAACCTGGCACCAGCAGTTGGCAACCTCCAAGGTGAACAACGCACAAGGAGCCGCCGCATGA